From the genome of Deltaproteobacteria bacterium, one region includes:
- a CDS encoding VOC family protein, with the protein MPVELNGIAHIQLTVNDPARCVPFWEKLCHFFGMRTLIKADDMVYCIGSRTGILVRGVMPEHDRSRFDQERAGLHHFCFRARGREDVDAIYRFLVDELAAHVVHPPEDGGFAPGYYSVLFEDPDGIRVEVNHVPGKGHFGPGGRLGDGGEGPADEFGAAGMKRGE; encoded by the coding sequence GTGCCCGTCGAGCTCAACGGCATCGCCCACATTCAACTCACGGTGAACGACCCCGCGCGCTGTGTGCCGTTCTGGGAGAAGCTCTGCCATTTCTTCGGCATGCGGACGCTGATCAAGGCGGACGACATGGTCTATTGCATCGGCAGCCGCACCGGCATCCTGGTGCGCGGCGTGATGCCCGAACACGACCGCAGCCGCTTCGATCAGGAGCGCGCCGGTCTCCACCATTTCTGCTTCCGTGCCCGCGGCCGCGAGGACGTCGACGCCATCTATCGCTTCCTGGTCGACGAGCTCGCCGCCCACGTCGTGCACCCGCCCGAGGACGGCGGGTTCGCGCCGGGGTACTACTCGGTGCTGTTCGAAGACCCCGACGGCATCCGCGTCGAGGTGAACCACGTGCCGGGGAAGGGTCATTTCGGTCCCGGCGGCCGGCTCGGCGACGGCGGGGAAGGACCCGCGGACGAGTTCGGCGCCGCGGGCATGAAGCGCGGCGAGTGA
- a CDS encoding cytochrome c, translating into MRLPVSLNVIMLVVGSSLFYTYVGQLVPQKQLLPPAEVAIAADLTTDQMVKVGFEVVQQKGLCLTCHTIGKSGTLRYPDLAGVGDRAKTRKPGMDDLHYLAESLYHPDAFVVPGFNPGMPTINKPPIGLTDKEILCVIAWLQSLGGTPSVTMQTKLPDQGQG; encoded by the coding sequence GTGCGGCTGCCCGTCTCGCTGAACGTGATCATGCTCGTCGTCGGGTCGAGCCTCTTCTACACGTACGTCGGTCAGCTGGTGCCGCAGAAGCAGCTGCTGCCGCCGGCCGAGGTCGCGATCGCCGCCGACCTCACCACCGACCAGATGGTGAAGGTGGGGTTCGAGGTCGTGCAGCAGAAGGGCCTCTGCCTCACCTGCCACACGATCGGGAAGTCCGGCACCTTGCGCTACCCGGACCTCGCCGGCGTCGGCGACCGGGCCAAGACGCGCAAGCCCGGGATGGACGACCTCCACTATCTCGCCGAGTCGCTCTATCACCCCGACGCCTTCGTCGTTCCGGGCTTCAACCCCGGCATGCCGACCATCAACAAGCCGCCGATCGGCCTCACCGACAAGGAGATCCTCTGCGTCATCGCCTGGCTTCAGAGCCTCGGCGGCACGCCGTCGGTGACGATGCAGACCAAGCTTCCTGACCAGGGCCAGGGCTGA
- a CDS encoding cytochrome c: protein MNLFDLRVILGILAVMALLRLVRASLLVWILAWWIGMYVFVSRGFATPVPASAQNIYLGIVTLALFAYVTSSGERVRSFVDPLVTFAGDGRYTLALVPVLLALPALAAYREYVNAKVPVEPPFFARTVHPSPPTEITVHDVKVDMVGGDNPLRHLEQSDPEKFRQHVENGKAVYYEHCFFCHADALGGDGMYAHGLNPAPANFIDQGVLPNFQETFFFWRIAKGGPGMPDEGAPGDSAMPEWERFLSNEEMWEVVLFLYDHTGYRPRAREVHAEGH from the coding sequence GTGAATCTCTTCGATCTTCGGGTCATCCTCGGGATCCTCGCGGTGATGGCGCTGCTGCGCCTCGTACGAGCGTCGCTCCTCGTGTGGATCCTCGCGTGGTGGATCGGCATGTACGTGTTCGTGAGCCGCGGCTTCGCGACGCCGGTGCCGGCCTCGGCGCAGAACATCTATCTCGGCATCGTGACCCTCGCGCTCTTCGCGTACGTGACCTCGAGCGGCGAGCGCGTCCGGTCGTTCGTCGATCCGCTGGTGACCTTCGCGGGCGACGGGCGCTACACGCTGGCGCTCGTGCCGGTGCTGCTCGCGTTGCCGGCGCTCGCCGCCTATCGCGAGTACGTGAACGCCAAGGTGCCCGTCGAGCCGCCCTTCTTCGCGCGCACCGTGCATCCCTCACCCCCGACCGAAATCACCGTGCACGACGTGAAGGTCGACATGGTCGGCGGCGACAATCCACTCCGCCATCTCGAGCAGAGCGACCCCGAGAAGTTCAGGCAGCACGTCGAGAACGGCAAGGCGGTTTACTACGAGCACTGTTTCTTCTGTCATGCCGACGCGCTCGGCGGCGACGGCATGTACGCCCACGGCTTGAATCCGGCGCCCGCGAACTTCATCGACCAGGGCGTGCTGCCGAACTTCCAGGAAACGTTCTTCTTCTGGCGCATCGCGAAGGGCGGGCCCGGCATGCCGGACGAGGGCGCGCCGGGCGACTCGGCGATGCCGGAGTGGGAGCGCTTCCTCAGCAACGAGGAGATGTGGGAGGTCGTCCTCTTCCTCTACGACCACACCGGGTACCGGCCGCGCGCGCGGGAAGTCCATGCCGAGGGGCACTGA
- a CDS encoding universal stress protein has protein sequence MYKTIYVPVDNSDYSNQAISVAVDLGKAFQSKMVGCHVYAAKMHDYRFKQMEYTLPEEYLEETELDRQRKIHDSLITMGLKLISDGYLVPMQQRCAEAGLEFEPRMMDGKHSTEIVADVNGNDYDLVVLGVLGLGRVRDSQVGSVCERVVRRSTKDVLVVKHIPAADQGSERGETTERDTILVGIDGSPQSFGALMTAVDLAKRFGKKVEAIAVYDPYLHYTVFNGIVNVLTEKAAKVFRFEEQNQLHEEVIDTGLAQIYQSHLEVAGKMAAAAGVEIRKTLLDGKAFQKVLNHARKANPWLLVLGRIGIHSLKEETDLGSNTDNLFRNAPCDVLLTTRLEHPELDVKAEESIRWTPEAESRMTRVPALVQGIARTAIYRLAVEKGHSVITSDLLDEAMERYMPKGAKAATRLAQAVVLEHAAERSISICRKCGVSASEANAVTCSVCGSTSFQIVTPEMVEQIIEMEGGGQDELAYDGRKLTWTRDAKRALWTMQDAYKRRRVKARVEKAARLKRLSSVTLEFARAMIEEETGAPIVLPPEGAVAETPAPVSDGKRLIARDAKKTPLFSEIDWASDAIDRVLRVPAGFMRDRTQRRVEELARERGMRLVDLETVEAGIEDGRKAMEEMIKGYQANPAPARSVMEAAEPPREPRIATVEPASTSASALPLNEVGIMAAMEAKRRGNPTEH, from the coding sequence ATGTACAAAACGATCTACGTCCCGGTCGACAATTCCGACTACTCGAATCAAGCGATCAGCGTCGCGGTGGATCTCGGCAAGGCCTTCCAGTCGAAGATGGTCGGCTGTCACGTCTACGCGGCGAAGATGCACGATTATCGCTTCAAGCAGATGGAATACACGCTGCCCGAGGAGTACCTTGAGGAGACCGAGCTCGATCGGCAGCGCAAGATCCACGACAGCCTCATCACGATGGGGCTGAAGCTCATCTCCGACGGGTATCTCGTACCGATGCAGCAGCGCTGCGCCGAGGCCGGTCTCGAGTTCGAGCCGCGCATGATGGACGGCAAGCACTCGACCGAGATCGTCGCCGACGTGAACGGGAACGACTACGATCTCGTGGTCCTCGGCGTCCTCGGGCTCGGCCGTGTGCGCGACAGCCAGGTCGGCTCGGTCTGTGAGCGCGTCGTGCGGCGGTCCACCAAGGACGTGCTGGTCGTCAAGCACATCCCGGCGGCCGACCAGGGCTCGGAGCGTGGTGAGACGACGGAGCGTGACACCATTCTCGTCGGCATCGACGGCTCGCCGCAGTCCTTCGGCGCGCTCATGACCGCCGTCGATCTCGCCAAGCGCTTCGGCAAGAAGGTCGAGGCGATCGCCGTCTACGATCCGTACCTGCACTACACGGTCTTCAACGGTATCGTGAACGTGCTCACCGAGAAGGCCGCCAAGGTCTTCCGCTTCGAGGAGCAGAACCAGCTGCACGAGGAGGTCATCGACACCGGGCTCGCGCAGATCTACCAGTCGCACCTCGAGGTCGCGGGGAAGATGGCGGCCGCGGCGGGTGTCGAGATCCGGAAGACGCTCCTCGACGGCAAGGCCTTCCAGAAGGTCCTGAACCACGCCCGCAAGGCGAACCCGTGGCTCCTCGTGCTGGGACGGATCGGCATCCACAGCCTGAAGGAGGAGACCGATCTCGGCAGCAACACCGACAACCTCTTCCGGAACGCGCCCTGCGACGTGCTGCTCACGACGCGGCTCGAGCACCCGGAGCTCGACGTCAAGGCGGAGGAATCGATCCGCTGGACGCCCGAGGCCGAGAGCCGCATGACGAGGGTGCCGGCGCTCGTGCAGGGCATCGCCCGCACGGCGATCTACCGGCTCGCGGTTGAGAAGGGACACAGCGTCATCACGAGCGACCTCCTCGACGAGGCGATGGAGCGCTACATGCCGAAGGGCGCGAAGGCGGCGACCAGGCTCGCCCAGGCCGTCGTGCTCGAGCACGCGGCCGAGCGCTCGATCTCGATCTGCCGCAAGTGCGGCGTGTCGGCGTCCGAGGCGAACGCGGTCACGTGCTCGGTATGCGGCAGCACGTCGTTCCAGATCGTGACGCCGGAGATGGTCGAGCAGATCATCGAGATGGAGGGCGGCGGCCAGGACGAGCTCGCCTACGACGGCCGCAAGCTCACCTGGACCCGCGACGCCAAGCGCGCGCTCTGGACCATGCAGGACGCCTACAAGCGGCGGCGCGTGAAGGCGCGGGTCGAGAAGGCGGCGCGCCTGAAGCGCTTGTCGTCGGTCACCCTCGAGTTCGCGCGCGCGATGATCGAGGAGGAGACCGGCGCGCCGATCGTGCTCCCGCCCGAGGGTGCCGTTGCCGAGACGCCGGCCCCGGTGAGTGACGGCAAGCGTCTCATCGCTCGCGACGCCAAGAAGACCCCGCTCTTCTCCGAGATCGACTGGGCGTCGGATGCGATCGACCGCGTCCTCCGCGTCCCCGCCGGCTTCATGCGTGACCGGACCCAACGCCGCGTCGAAGAGCTCGCCCGCGAGCGCGGGATGCGCCTCGTCGATCTCGAGACGGTGGAGGCCGGCATCGAGGACGGCCGCAAGGCGATGGAGGAGATGATCAAGGGCTACCAGGCGAACCCGGCGCCGGCGCGATCCGTCATGGAGGCCGCCGAGCCGCCGCGTGAGCCACGCATCGCCACGGTCGAGCCCGCCTCGACGTCGGCGAGTGCGCTGCCCCTCAACGAGGTCGGCATCATGGCCGCGATGGAGGCGAAGCGTCGGGGGAATCCGACCGAGCACTGA
- a CDS encoding PCP reductase family protein has translation MTGGAAPDAAPAAITWTSAALERLQRIPDFVRPRARSGIEKYARDKGLVEIDETVLDHAKDFFGM, from the coding sequence ATGACCGGCGGCGCGGCGCCGGACGCGGCGCCGGCGGCGATCACGTGGACGAGCGCCGCCCTCGAGCGGTTGCAGCGCATTCCGGACTTCGTCCGGCCGAGGGCGCGCTCGGGCATCGAGAAGTACGCGCGGGACAAGGGCCTCGTCGAGATCGACGAGACGGTGCTCGACCACGCGAAGGACTTCTTCGGCATGTGA
- a CDS encoding c-type cytochrome, with product MRIAAIGLACALGVGVASADASAAPDLGSDAQRAAGKELYTRNCAQCHGDKGDGNGVAAPHLMPRPRDFTSGKFKIRTTPSGKLPTDEDLKHIIKVGMPYTSMPAWPEFSDEQLMSLVSYVKSFSPDFARAENQVEGMTIPKPPAMTAESVARGKASYAELGCARCHGELGRTDGGTAPTLKDDFDHPILPADLSRPWTFRGGARREDIFRAMTTGLNGTPMPAFGEALTEEQRWDITDYIFALGGSSESPDYATLLTAKKITGDIDLAAADTLFDQAPAAFFPIVGQIMQPGRAFHPASNGLTARAVYNDADLAIELRWNDMRGNASGKNAPDLAVPPEEDAAEPMAAKPAGAAADDGGWGDAEEKPAAGKAADADPWGDAEAKPGDADEKDPWAEDDGATGAGDGASEFSDAVALQFPVVLPTSIRKPYFLFGDKDHPVHLWFADLARKTPSLWLGHGSDKMENLGARDLAVTSRFEKGEWRVVFKRRLRSTGALSFEEHGFAPIAFSVWDGASRERGNKRGLTTWWSIYFEPAEKPSPAGSMAASALGVLVLEAAFVAWARRRKRTEAA from the coding sequence GTGAGGATCGCCGCGATCGGACTGGCGTGCGCGCTCGGCGTCGGCGTGGCGTCGGCGGACGCGTCGGCCGCTCCGGACCTCGGGAGCGACGCGCAGCGAGCGGCGGGCAAGGAGCTGTACACGCGGAACTGCGCGCAGTGCCACGGCGACAAGGGCGACGGCAACGGCGTCGCGGCGCCGCACCTCATGCCGCGCCCGCGCGACTTCACGTCGGGCAAGTTCAAGATCCGCACCACGCCGAGCGGCAAGCTTCCGACCGACGAGGATCTGAAGCACATCATCAAGGTCGGCATGCCGTACACCTCGATGCCGGCGTGGCCTGAGTTCTCGGACGAGCAGCTGATGAGTCTCGTCTCCTACGTGAAGTCGTTCTCGCCGGACTTCGCGCGGGCCGAGAATCAGGTCGAGGGGATGACGATTCCGAAGCCGCCCGCGATGACCGCCGAGTCGGTCGCGCGCGGCAAGGCCTCGTATGCCGAGCTCGGCTGCGCGCGCTGCCACGGCGAGCTCGGCCGCACCGACGGCGGCACCGCCCCGACGTTGAAGGACGATTTCGACCATCCGATCCTGCCGGCCGATCTCAGCCGGCCCTGGACCTTCCGCGGCGGCGCGCGGCGCGAGGACATCTTCCGCGCCATGACGACGGGCCTGAACGGCACGCCGATGCCCGCCTTCGGCGAGGCGCTCACCGAGGAGCAGCGCTGGGACATCACCGACTACATCTTCGCGCTCGGCGGATCGTCGGAGTCTCCCGACTACGCGACGCTGCTCACGGCCAAGAAGATCACCGGGGACATCGACCTCGCCGCGGCCGACACCCTCTTCGACCAGGCCCCGGCGGCGTTCTTCCCGATCGTGGGACAGATCATGCAGCCCGGCCGGGCCTTCCATCCGGCCTCCAACGGACTCACGGCGCGCGCCGTCTACAATGATGCGGATCTCGCGATCGAGCTCCGCTGGAACGACATGCGGGGCAACGCGAGCGGCAAGAACGCGCCGGACCTGGCGGTTCCGCCGGAGGAGGATGCCGCAGAGCCGATGGCCGCGAAGCCCGCGGGGGCGGCCGCCGACGACGGCGGCTGGGGCGACGCCGAGGAGAAGCCCGCGGCCGGCAAGGCGGCGGACGCCGATCCGTGGGGTGATGCCGAGGCGAAGCCCGGCGACGCCGACGAGAAGGACCCCTGGGCCGAGGACGACGGCGCCACCGGAGCGGGCGACGGCGCTTCCGAGTTTTCCGACGCCGTGGCGCTCCAGTTCCCGGTGGTGCTCCCGACGTCGATCCGGAAGCCCTATTTCCTGTTCGGCGACAAGGACCACCCGGTGCACCTCTGGTTCGCCGATCTCGCCAGGAAGACGCCGTCGCTCTGGCTCGGGCACGGCAGCGACAAGATGGAGAATCTCGGCGCCCGCGACCTCGCCGTCACGAGCCGCTTCGAGAAGGGGGAATGGCGCGTCGTCTTCAAGCGCCGCCTGCGGAGCACGGGCGCGCTCTCCTTCGAGGAGCACGGCTTCGCGCCGATCGCCTTCTCGGTGTGGGACGGCGCCAGCCGCGAGCGCGGCAACAAGCGCGGCCTCACGACCTGGTGGTCGATCTACTTCGAGCCCGCGGAGAAGCCGTCGCCGGCGGGATCCATGGCGGCATCGGCGCTCGGCGTCCTCGTGCTCGAGGCCGCGTTCGTCGCCTGGGCGCGGCGCCGCAAGCGCACCGAGGCCGCATAG
- a CDS encoding P-loop NTPase produces MWSFARVVGKGDRKLVRLAPGRDLGEGKTHQRIPVKSYHDIAGDGGSDVLGQVVAKRARIAESLADVRSMVAIGSGKGGVGKSTLTMQLAQALGAGGSRVAILDADLNGPTQARLGGLRAAPVLPGPRGLVPPRTASGIGVVSMGALVPEGEAVDFDSVARGDSYVWRATREFAAFGDLLAGVGWGALDFLLVDLPPGAERTFQYAEFLGAAAAFVLVTIPSDVARGVVSRAVAAMRKTPNRILGYVENMSGYYCEGCGGIRPLFPAASTAIDLGIPRLGAVPFDPELAAACDGGATLADAGRPALRAIGAVAAEIARLLEVRG; encoded by the coding sequence GTGTGGAGTTTCGCGCGTGTCGTGGGCAAGGGAGATCGCAAGCTCGTGCGGCTTGCGCCTGGGCGCGATCTCGGCGAAGGAAAGACGCACCAGCGGATCCCCGTGAAGAGCTATCACGACATCGCGGGCGACGGCGGCTCGGACGTCCTCGGGCAGGTCGTCGCCAAGCGCGCGCGGATCGCCGAGAGCCTCGCCGACGTGCGCTCCATGGTCGCGATCGGCTCCGGGAAGGGCGGGGTCGGCAAGAGCACGCTCACCATGCAGCTGGCGCAAGCGCTCGGGGCCGGCGGGTCGCGCGTCGCGATCCTCGACGCCGACCTGAACGGGCCCACCCAGGCCCGCCTCGGCGGCCTGCGCGCCGCGCCCGTCCTCCCGGGCCCGCGCGGGCTCGTGCCGCCGAGGACCGCGAGCGGCATCGGCGTCGTGTCGATGGGCGCCCTCGTCCCGGAGGGCGAAGCCGTCGACTTCGACAGCGTGGCGCGCGGCGATTCGTACGTCTGGCGCGCGACCCGGGAGTTCGCGGCGTTCGGCGACCTGCTCGCGGGCGTCGGGTGGGGCGCGCTCGATTTCCTCCTCGTCGACCTGCCGCCCGGCGCCGAGCGCACGTTCCAGTACGCCGAGTTCCTCGGCGCCGCCGCCGCGTTCGTGCTCGTGACGATCCCGTCGGACGTTGCGCGCGGCGTCGTGTCGCGCGCGGTCGCCGCGATGCGGAAGACCCCGAACCGCATCCTCGGGTACGTCGAGAACATGAGCGGATACTATTGCGAGGGATGCGGCGGGATCCGGCCGCTCTTCCCGGCCGCGAGCACGGCGATCGATCTCGGGATCCCGCGGCTCGGCGCGGTACCGTTCGACCCGGAGCTCGCCGCCGCCTGTGACGGCGGAGCGACGCTCGCCGACGCCGGGCGGCCGGCGCTGCGCGCGATCGGCGCGGTCGCCGCCGAGATCGCCCGTCTCCTGGAGGTGCGAGGATGA
- a CDS encoding GNAT family N-acetyltransferase, with translation MPGYRFCRSDDLRLLVAAHNACWVPHFGVDAAITIEDFKRGGRELGLWASSCMIAFEGDEPIGVLIAAKRDGEANYVWRLAVKPGYERQGHGRHLLTSLADKAAILGPPRLAAEIPAEWTAVRSFFERSGFVAEETYADFVLDPAPAAVVDAATAPLLVPVAFDDLVEHGVFDPTARRAWGRSTASLRACESALEGLALATDRIEAYVIFRASRGGDEREIVALGAAPDVAAAPLLALLIERVRAGGRRLRLPMLAERETSFATLERLGFRRARTTIGYAVARPA, from the coding sequence ATGCCCGGCTATCGGTTCTGCCGCTCCGACGACCTGCGGCTGCTCGTCGCGGCACACAATGCGTGCTGGGTGCCGCACTTCGGGGTGGATGCGGCGATCACCATCGAGGATTTCAAGCGCGGCGGCCGCGAGCTCGGGCTCTGGGCGTCGAGCTGCATGATCGCGTTCGAGGGTGACGAGCCGATCGGCGTCCTGATCGCCGCCAAGCGCGACGGCGAGGCGAACTACGTGTGGCGCCTCGCGGTGAAGCCCGGCTACGAGCGGCAGGGGCACGGCCGGCACCTCCTGACGTCGCTCGCCGACAAGGCCGCGATTCTCGGGCCGCCGCGCCTCGCCGCCGAGATCCCGGCGGAATGGACCGCGGTGCGGAGCTTCTTCGAGCGCTCGGGATTCGTCGCGGAGGAGACGTACGCGGACTTCGTGCTTGATCCCGCACCGGCAGCGGTCGTCGACGCCGCGACCGCGCCCTTGCTCGTGCCGGTCGCGTTCGACGATCTCGTGGAGCACGGGGTGTTCGACCCGACCGCGCGGCGAGCCTGGGGGCGGAGCACGGCATCGCTGCGCGCCTGCGAGAGCGCGCTCGAGGGGCTCGCGCTCGCGACGGACCGCATCGAGGCCTACGTGATCTTCCGGGCGTCGCGCGGCGGCGACGAGCGTGAGATCGTCGCGCTCGGCGCCGCTCCCGATGTTGCCGCCGCACCGCTGCTGGCTCTGCTGATCGAGCGTGTCCGGGCGGGAGGCCGCCGGCTTCGCCTCCCGATGCTCGCCGAGCGCGAGACGAGCTTCGCGACGCTCGAGCGCCTCGGCTTTCGGCGCGCGCGAACGACGATCGGTTACGCCGTCGCGCGTCCTGCCTGA